From the genome of Azospira restricta, one region includes:
- a CDS encoding ATP citrate lyase citrate-binding domain-containing protein → MQITGMLYGARLLQFADFPCAEVLGPDASEEEIKGLIERHGSVFVKPVFKGGVGKKGKAGLVGRAADLKTALAEKERLYFVEHRHGHQVAKANGVTFEGAVPAEHEIYFSISDSTHFRAPTMTLTHRGGMDIEELDKAQVAQVPFDSLTGLKAFVVANALADIGAPKQIISPLVQHLPRLWELFHDFGMTTLELNPIRMRADRRGRLTPVACDFKCGFDRDDPRWHRLKLPAHLFAADYSDFEQEINQLRTHQGQSDVYVINERGSILAPTFGGGANSLVTEMLGDDAIISSDFGGNPPYEKMKAVAAICFKHWLRQSNVLFIIGGKSNNTDIFETFRAMADALREHFSQHGPTPLYVVAGRGGPNLVRGMGVLRDTCEALGLPYRLFGFDSAMSEVVDYAREANRWMQGEGRRLLAERLGVAAAA, encoded by the coding sequence ATGCAGATCACCGGCATGTTGTACGGCGCGCGCCTGCTGCAGTTCGCCGATTTTCCCTGCGCCGAGGTACTCGGTCCCGATGCCTCCGAAGAAGAGATCAAGGGCCTGATCGAGCGCCACGGCTCGGTCTTCGTCAAGCCGGTGTTCAAGGGCGGCGTCGGCAAGAAGGGCAAGGCCGGGCTGGTCGGCCGCGCCGCCGACCTGAAGACGGCGCTGGCCGAGAAGGAGCGCCTCTACTTCGTCGAGCACCGCCACGGCCACCAGGTGGCCAAGGCCAACGGCGTCACCTTCGAGGGCGCCGTCCCGGCCGAGCACGAGATCTACTTCTCGATTTCCGACTCCACGCATTTCCGCGCGCCGACGATGACGCTGACCCATCGCGGCGGCATGGACATCGAGGAGCTGGACAAGGCACAGGTGGCGCAGGTGCCCTTCGACTCGCTGACCGGCCTCAAGGCCTTCGTCGTCGCCAACGCGCTTGCCGACATCGGCGCCCCGAAGCAGATCATCTCGCCGCTGGTGCAGCACCTGCCGCGGCTGTGGGAGCTGTTCCACGACTTCGGCATGACCACGCTCGAACTCAACCCGATCCGCATGCGCGCCGACCGCCGCGGGCGGCTGACGCCGGTGGCCTGCGACTTCAAGTGCGGCTTCGACCGCGACGATCCGCGCTGGCACCGCCTGAAGCTGCCGGCCCACCTGTTCGCCGCCGACTACTCGGATTTCGAGCAGGAGATCAACCAGCTGCGCACCCACCAGGGGCAGAGCGACGTCTATGTGATCAACGAGCGCGGCAGCATCCTCGCGCCGACCTTCGGCGGCGGCGCCAATTCGCTGGTGACCGAGATGCTCGGCGACGACGCGATCATCTCCTCCGACTTCGGCGGCAACCCGCCCTACGAGAAGATGAAGGCGGTCGCCGCGATCTGCTTCAAGCACTGGCTCCGGCAGTCGAACGTGCTCTTCATCATCGGCGGCAAGTCGAACAACACCGACATCTTCGAGACCTTCCGCGCGATGGCCGACGCGCTGCGCGAGCACTTCAGCCAGCACGGCCCGACGCCGCTCTACGTCGTCGCCGGCCGCGGCGGGCCGAACCTGGTGCGTGGCATGGGCGTGCTGCGCGACACCTGCGAGGCGCTCGGCCTGCCCTACCGCCTGTTCGGCTTCGACTCGGCGATGAGCGAAGTGGTCGACTACGCGCGCGAGGCCAACCGGTGGATGCAGGGCGAAGGCCGGCGGCTGCTCGCCGAACGCCTCGGCGTCGCCGCGGCCGCCTGA
- a CDS encoding methyl-accepting chemotaxis protein: protein MKASIHTKLVLMTLLCIGGLLAEGGVGLFGIAHIRQVVSDLSGQHVPALRALESWRHASLRTRALSLEMESWAFANDAAARFARAAADKEALLAEARRSLGVYAALAKSEREQALWQRLSEQWGAWERAEQQLLELVAAAAGADEGSRAMLSLEFKAPLAAQAEPQQALMGALDAAVEERQRRIAQAESETMASFDSARGLTVGVLLALSAVLAAMTVALGRSILRPLRGMRDLIGRIARERDFTVRAMPTREDEIGDTLAALNGLIAAIQASLRTVLDDADRLGQASAAVSGAAARVADASREQSTASGRMVEAIAGMSASIEELAGHSRQALARAEGSGERAGEGCRMIGESTAGVRRIAAAVGRASTAVVGLDGQSERVSSVVAAIREIADQTNLLALNAAIEAARAGEQGRGFAVVADEVRKLAERTTRSTAEIQATIAEIQAGSGAATGSMAEVVHEVDSGRGLAEQTGACMDDIRHGAEAAAQAVRDVSQGLQAQEERAGSIAAEAHRVTRMAADSATAAGQAAATSRELDALARSLRDTVGQFRV, encoded by the coding sequence ATGAAAGCCAGCATCCACACCAAGCTCGTCCTGATGACCCTGCTCTGCATCGGCGGCCTGCTCGCCGAGGGCGGCGTCGGCCTGTTCGGCATCGCCCATATCCGGCAGGTGGTCAGCGACCTCAGCGGCCAGCACGTGCCGGCGCTGCGCGCGCTGGAGTCGTGGCGCCACGCCAGCCTGCGCACGCGCGCGCTGAGCCTCGAAATGGAGAGCTGGGCCTTCGCCAACGACGCCGCGGCACGCTTCGCCCGCGCCGCCGCCGACAAGGAGGCGCTGCTCGCCGAGGCGCGGCGTTCGCTCGGCGTCTACGCCGCGCTGGCCAAGTCGGAGCGCGAGCAGGCGCTGTGGCAGCGCCTGTCCGAGCAATGGGGCGCCTGGGAACGCGCCGAGCAGCAGCTGCTCGAGCTGGTTGCCGCCGCGGCCGGGGCCGACGAGGGCAGCCGCGCCATGCTGAGCCTCGAATTCAAGGCGCCGCTGGCGGCCCAGGCCGAGCCGCAGCAGGCGCTGATGGGCGCCCTCGACGCCGCGGTCGAGGAAAGGCAGCGCCGCATCGCGCAGGCCGAAAGCGAGACCATGGCTTCCTTCGACAGCGCCCGCGGCCTCACCGTCGGCGTCCTGCTGGCGCTGAGCGCCGTGCTGGCGGCGATGACCGTGGCGCTCGGCCGCTCGATCCTGCGGCCGCTGCGCGGCATGCGCGACCTGATCGGGCGCATCGCCCGCGAGCGGGACTTCACGGTGCGGGCGATGCCTACCCGCGAGGACGAGATCGGCGACACGCTGGCCGCGCTGAACGGCCTGATCGCCGCCATCCAGGCCTCGCTGCGCACCGTGCTCGACGATGCCGACCGCCTCGGCCAGGCCTCGGCGGCGGTGTCCGGCGCCGCCGCCCGCGTCGCCGACGCCAGCCGCGAGCAGAGCACGGCCAGCGGCCGCATGGTCGAGGCCATCGCCGGCATGAGCGCCAGCATCGAGGAACTGGCCGGCCATTCGCGGCAGGCGCTGGCCCGGGCCGAAGGCTCCGGCGAGCGCGCCGGCGAGGGCTGCCGGATGATCGGCGAGAGCACCGCCGGCGTGCGCCGCATCGCCGCCGCCGTCGGCCGCGCCAGCACCGCCGTGGTCGGCCTGGACGGCCAGTCGGAGCGGGTGTCGTCGGTGGTCGCCGCGATCCGCGAGATCGCCGACCAGACCAACCTGCTGGCGCTGAACGCCGCCATCGAGGCGGCGCGCGCCGGCGAGCAGGGCCGCGGCTTCGCGGTGGTCGCCGACGAGGTCAGGAAGCTGGCCGAGCGCACCACGCGCTCGACCGCCGAAATCCAGGCCACCATCGCCGAGATCCAGGCCGGCTCGGGCGCCGCCACCGGCAGCATGGCCGAAGTGGTGCACGAGGTGGACAGCGGGCGCGGCCTGGCCGAGCAGACTGGCGCCTGCATGGACGACATCCGCCATGGCGCCGAGGCCGCCGCCCAGGCGGTGCGCGACGTCAGCCAGGGCTTGCAGGCGCAGGAGGAACGCGCCGGCAGCATCGCCGCCGAGGCGCACCGCGTCACGCGCATGGCCGCCGACAGCGCCACCGCCGCCGGCCAGGCCGCCGCCACCTCGCGCGAGCTCGATGCGCTCGCCCGTTCGCTGCGCGACACCGTCGGCCAGTTCCGGGTGTAG
- a CDS encoding Bug family tripartite tricarboxylate transporter substrate binding protein gives MKSKQILATLVATLVIGSAQAAPDKPECIAPAKPGGGFDLTCKLVQSALANGGQLSAPMRITYMPGGIGAVAYNTVVAQRPDEPGTIVAFSGGSVLNLAIGKFGKYSEADVKWLAAVGADYGAIIVRADSPYKTLKDLVDATRADPAKVVYGAGGTVGSQDWMKSALIAKQAGVNYKNMRYVAFEGGGEALTALMGGHVQAYSGDASEIAAHLKGGKVRVLAVLAEQRLPGELANIPTAKEQGYPVDWTIVRGYYMGPKVSDADYKWWVGAFDKLLASGEFAKLREERGLFPFNLTGDKLTEFIKKDVKRYAELAREFGLGTQ, from the coding sequence ATGAAAAGCAAACAGATTCTGGCGACCCTGGTCGCCACCCTGGTCATCGGCAGCGCCCAGGCCGCGCCCGACAAGCCGGAATGCATCGCCCCCGCCAAGCCCGGCGGCGGCTTCGACCTCACCTGCAAGCTGGTGCAGAGCGCACTGGCCAACGGCGGCCAGCTGTCGGCGCCGATGCGCATCACCTACATGCCGGGCGGCATCGGCGCCGTCGCCTACAACACCGTCGTCGCCCAGCGCCCGGACGAGCCCGGCACCATCGTCGCCTTCTCCGGCGGCTCGGTGCTCAACCTGGCGATCGGCAAGTTCGGCAAGTACAGCGAGGCCGACGTCAAGTGGCTGGCCGCGGTCGGCGCCGACTACGGCGCGATCATCGTGCGCGCGGATTCGCCCTACAAGACCCTGAAGGATCTCGTCGACGCCACCCGCGCCGACCCGGCCAAGGTGGTGTATGGCGCCGGCGGCACGGTCGGCAGCCAGGACTGGATGAAGTCGGCGCTGATCGCCAAGCAGGCCGGCGTCAATTACAAGAACATGCGCTACGTCGCCTTCGAGGGCGGCGGCGAGGCGCTGACCGCGCTGATGGGTGGCCACGTCCAGGCCTATTCGGGCGACGCCTCCGAAATCGCCGCCCACCTGAAGGGCGGCAAGGTGCGCGTGCTCGCCGTCCTCGCCGAGCAGCGCCTGCCCGGCGAACTGGCCAACATCCCGACCGCCAAGGAACAGGGCTACCCGGTCGACTGGACCATCGTGCGCGGCTACTACATGGGGCCCAAGGTGTCGGACGCCGACTACAAGTGGTGGGTCGGCGCCTTCGACAAGCTGCTGGCCTCGGGCGAGTTCGCCAAGCTGCGCGAAGAGCGCGGTCTCTTTCCGTTCAACCTGACCGGCGACAAGCTGACCGAGTTCATCAAGAAAGACGTCAAGCGCTACGCCGAGCTGGCCAGGGAATTCGGCCTCGGCACCCAGTAA
- a CDS encoding tripartite tricarboxylate transporter TctB family protein, with product MVSERIFGFALLLLSVAGILIGWDLRAPVEYEPVGPRAFPLLLLTLLGVTAVVMIVSRPAPTKWAPPPVLRHVAALFVVMLVYAWLFDKLGFIVATALMTVPVARYFGGTWRQCVLGGIGLGVGQFFLFDKILDVALPTGLWLKPFLG from the coding sequence ATGGTGAGCGAGAGAATTTTTGGCTTTGCCCTGCTGCTGCTGTCGGTGGCGGGCATCTTGATCGGCTGGGACCTGCGCGCCCCGGTCGAATACGAACCGGTGGGACCGCGGGCCTTTCCGCTGCTGCTGCTGACGCTGCTGGGGGTGACCGCCGTCGTCATGATCGTCAGCCGTCCGGCGCCGACCAAGTGGGCGCCGCCGCCGGTGCTGCGGCACGTCGCCGCCCTCTTCGTCGTCATGCTGGTCTATGCCTGGCTGTTCGACAAGCTCGGCTTCATCGTGGCCACCGCGCTGATGACCGTGCCGGTCGCCCGCTACTTCGGCGGCACCTGGCGCCAGTGCGTGCTCGGCGGCATCGGCCTCGGGGTCGGGCAGTTCTTCCTGTTCGACAAGATTCTCGACGTCGCCCTGCCCACCGGGCTATGGCTCAAACCGTTCCTGGGGTAA
- a CDS encoding tripartite tricarboxylate transporter permease: METFNHLFQGFAVAGTPTNLMIALAGCFLGTVIGLLPGLGPINGVAILLPIAFAMNLPPESALILLCAVYAGCEYGGRISAILINVPGDAGAVMTTMDGFPMARKGLAGPALSISAWSSFVGSMLATIGIVFFAPILSEWAIAFGPAEYFALMVLALSCLGGLVGDSLPKAAVACLLGLLMSCVGIDSNSGVYRFTFDILHLSDGIPFVVIVIGLFAVSELMLMLESHQAGAKPIALTGRMMFNFREWRLQNWATFRSSVVGFFIGVLPGAGATVASAMTYSMERRMAGKDHCFGDGDVRGVAAPEAANNASAYGSLIPMLTLGVPGSGTTAVMIGALTLYNINPGPTLFQDQPLIVWGLIASLFIANIMLLVMNIPMIRLFVKFLDMPNWLLVPLVAAVSLVGVYSVHSTSFDLVFGVLLGGIGYLLRVMNFPISPLILGFVLGDMMEQNLRRALSISNGELSVLFASPISIVLWVGAAAMLIGPRVFRALEERKLRNLGLLAAEDAHVEAG; this comes from the coding sequence ATGGAAACCTTCAACCATCTCTTCCAGGGCTTCGCCGTCGCCGGCACGCCCACCAACCTGATGATCGCGCTCGCCGGCTGCTTCCTCGGCACCGTCATCGGCCTCTTGCCCGGCCTCGGGCCGATCAACGGCGTCGCCATCCTGCTGCCGATCGCCTTCGCCATGAACCTGCCGCCGGAGTCGGCGCTGATCCTGCTCTGCGCCGTCTATGCCGGCTGCGAGTACGGCGGCCGCATCTCGGCCATCCTCATCAACGTGCCCGGCGACGCCGGCGCGGTGATGACCACCATGGACGGTTTCCCGATGGCCAGGAAGGGCCTGGCCGGCCCGGCGCTGTCGATTTCCGCCTGGTCGTCCTTCGTCGGTTCGATGCTGGCCACCATCGGCATCGTCTTCTTCGCGCCGATCCTGTCCGAGTGGGCGATCGCCTTCGGGCCGGCGGAATATTTCGCGCTGATGGTGCTGGCGCTGTCCTGCCTCGGCGGCCTGGTCGGCGATTCGCTGCCCAAGGCCGCGGTCGCCTGCCTGCTCGGCCTGCTGATGTCCTGCGTCGGCATCGATTCGAACAGCGGCGTCTATCGCTTCACCTTCGATATCCTGCACCTGTCCGACGGCATCCCCTTCGTCGTCATCGTCATCGGCCTGTTCGCGGTCAGCGAGCTGATGCTGATGCTGGAGAGCCACCAGGCCGGCGCCAAGCCGATCGCGCTGACCGGCCGCATGATGTTCAACTTCCGCGAGTGGCGGCTGCAGAACTGGGCGACCTTCCGTTCCTCGGTCGTCGGCTTCTTCATCGGCGTGCTGCCGGGGGCCGGCGCCACCGTCGCCTCGGCGATGACCTACTCGATGGAAAGGCGCATGGCCGGCAAGGACCACTGCTTCGGCGACGGCGACGTGCGCGGCGTGGCGGCCCCGGAAGCGGCCAACAACGCCTCCGCCTACGGCTCGCTGATCCCGATGCTGACCCTCGGCGTTCCCGGTTCCGGCACCACCGCCGTCATGATCGGCGCGCTGACGCTGTACAACATCAACCCCGGGCCGACCCTGTTCCAGGACCAGCCGCTGATCGTCTGGGGTCTGATCGCCTCGCTGTTCATCGCCAACATCATGCTGCTGGTGATGAACATCCCGATGATCCGGCTCTTCGTGAAGTTCCTCGACATGCCCAACTGGCTGCTGGTGCCGCTGGTCGCCGCCGTTTCGCTGGTCGGCGTGTACTCGGTCCACAGCACCTCCTTCGACCTCGTCTTCGGCGTGCTGCTGGGCGGCATCGGCTACCTGCTGCGGGTGATGAACTTCCCGATCTCGCCGCTGATCCTCGGCTTCGTGCTCGGCGACATGATGGAGCAGAACCTGCGCCGCGCCCTGTCGATCAGCAACGGCGAACTGTCGGTGCTGTTCGCCAGCCCGATCTCGATCGTGCTGTGGGTAGGGGCGGCGGCGATGCTGATCGGCCCCCGCGTCTTCCGCGCCCTCGAGGAGCGCAAGCTGCGCAACCTGGGCCTGCTCGCCGCCGAGGACGCCCACGTCGAGGCCGGCTGA
- a CDS encoding TerC family protein, translating to MLETLMQAGFWLAVLQIIAIDILLGGDNAVVIALACRRLPEKQRRQGIFWGVAGAIAVRVVLIFFALQLLALPFLKLLGALLLVWIGIGLLRAEDDDAHGDIEARPSLLGAIRTVVVADVVMSLDNVVAVAGAAKGDIVLVAFGILISIPIIVWGSRFVLALMDRFPAVITLGAALLGWIAGEMALSDVVVAPLLAGAPGWIQHLAGATGALLVLALSRILGRRGGDAATALPDDAAAVGEEP from the coding sequence GTGCTGGAAACTCTGATGCAGGCCGGCTTCTGGCTGGCGGTACTGCAAATCATCGCCATCGACATCCTGCTCGGCGGCGACAACGCCGTGGTCATCGCCCTGGCCTGCCGGCGCCTGCCGGAGAAGCAGCGCCGCCAGGGCATTTTCTGGGGCGTCGCCGGCGCCATCGCCGTGCGCGTGGTGCTGATCTTCTTCGCCCTGCAACTGCTGGCGCTGCCGTTCCTGAAGCTGCTCGGGGCGCTGTTGCTGGTGTGGATCGGCATCGGCCTGCTGCGCGCCGAAGACGACGACGCGCACGGCGACATCGAGGCCCGCCCCAGCCTGCTCGGCGCCATCCGCACGGTGGTCGTCGCCGATGTGGTGATGAGCCTGGACAACGTCGTCGCCGTCGCCGGCGCCGCCAAGGGCGACATCGTGCTGGTGGCGTTCGGCATCCTGATCAGCATCCCGATCATCGTCTGGGGCAGCCGCTTCGTGCTCGCGCTGATGGATCGCTTCCCCGCCGTCATCACGCTGGGCGCCGCGCTGCTGGGCTGGATCGCCGGCGAGATGGCGCTCTCGGACGTCGTGGTGGCGCCGCTGCTCGCCGGCGCCCCGGGCTGGATTCAGCATCTCGCCGGCGCCACCGGCGCCTTGCTGGTGCTCGCGCTGAGCCGCATCCTCGGGCGCCGCGGCGGCGACGCGGCGACGGCACTCCCGGACGACGCGGCGGCGGTCGGCGAGGAGCCCTGA
- a CDS encoding sensor histidine kinase yields the protein MSISSDSRRRHPSLRRRVMWWLLPPLVILLAVNAGLAYQGALLAVNRAYDRSLTASLKSIAESTHSLEGVVSVDIPYSAFDVVESGVQERISYAVIGPDGGLITGYPDLPSPPPPGDDGTVSIVDTVYRGEPVRLGIMSKRLYDPALPGGDRVTILFAETTEGRLGLARELFLDSMRRQLLLVGVGALLVILALGTAFRPLLALRERVRRRDEEDLTPVPDDDVPSEISPLIDAINHHMERLSAMLQARRRFLADAAHQLRTPLAVLTTQAEYGLRQNDPEEMRRTFASLLGSIRGARRMTNQMLALSHAEAANGLIQEKSRVDLCALAREVALELAPLALAKRIELAFEGPDAPLEIDGNAAMLREMLANLIDNAIRYTPAGGHVTAAVGAWRQWVALRVCDDGPGIPVAERERVFHRFYRILGQGDSEGSGLGLAIVREIVWAHGGTVALQDGEDGRGLCVEIEFPREDAPPAA from the coding sequence TTGAGCATTAGCTCCGACTCCCGCCGCCGGCATCCCAGCCTGCGCCGGCGGGTGATGTGGTGGCTGCTGCCGCCGCTCGTCATCCTGCTCGCGGTCAATGCCGGCCTCGCCTACCAGGGCGCGCTGCTGGCGGTGAACCGCGCCTACGACCGCTCGCTGACCGCCTCGCTCAAGTCCATTGCCGAAAGCACCCATTCGCTGGAAGGCGTCGTCTCGGTGGATATCCCGTATTCGGCCTTCGACGTGGTCGAGAGCGGCGTGCAGGAGCGCATCTCCTACGCCGTCATCGGGCCGGACGGCGGGCTGATCACCGGCTATCCGGACCTGCCGTCGCCGCCGCCGCCGGGCGACGACGGTACGGTGAGCATCGTCGATACCGTCTATCGGGGCGAGCCGGTGCGCCTGGGAATCATGAGCAAGCGCCTGTACGACCCGGCGCTGCCCGGCGGCGACCGCGTCACCATCCTCTTCGCCGAGACCACCGAGGGGCGCCTGGGGCTGGCGCGCGAACTCTTCCTCGACAGCATGCGGCGCCAGCTGTTGCTGGTCGGCGTCGGGGCGCTGCTGGTGATCCTCGCGCTGGGCACCGCCTTCCGTCCGCTGCTGGCGCTGCGCGAACGGGTGCGCCGGCGCGACGAGGAGGATCTGACGCCGGTGCCGGACGACGACGTGCCGAGCGAAATCTCGCCGCTGATCGACGCCATCAACCATCACATGGAGCGGCTGTCGGCGATGCTGCAGGCGCGCCGCCGCTTCCTCGCCGACGCCGCGCACCAGCTGCGCACGCCGCTCGCCGTGCTCACCACGCAGGCCGAATACGGCCTGCGCCAGAACGACCCGGAGGAGATGCGGCGCACCTTCGCCAGCCTGCTCGGCAGCATCCGCGGCGCGCGCCGCATGACCAACCAGATGCTGGCGCTGTCGCACGCCGAGGCGGCCAACGGCCTGATCCAGGAAAAGAGCCGCGTCGATCTCTGCGCCCTGGCCCGCGAGGTGGCGCTCGAGCTCGCCCCGCTGGCGCTGGCCAAGCGCATCGAGCTGGCCTTCGAAGGTCCCGACGCGCCGCTGGAAATCGACGGCAACGCGGCGATGCTGCGCGAGATGCTGGCCAACCTGATCGACAACGCGATCCGCTACACCCCGGCCGGCGGCCACGTCACCGCGGCGGTCGGCGCCTGGCGCCAGTGGGTGGCGCTGCGCGTCTGCGACGACGGGCCGGGCATCCCGGTGGCGGAGCGCGAGAGGGTCTTCCACCGCTTCTACCGCATCCTCGGCCAGGGCGACAGCGAAGGCAGCGGCCTCGGGCTCGCCATCGTGCGCGAGATCGTCTGGGCCCACGGCGGGACCGTCGCGCTGCAGGACGGCGAGGACGGGCGCGGGCTCTGCGTCGAGATCGAGTTCCCGCGCGAGGACGCGCCGCCGGCGGCGTGA
- a CDS encoding response regulator, which produces MRLLLVEDHSELAEWVSRALSQAGYAVDVLARGDHADHALLTQPYDLVILDLSLPGLDGLEVLHRLRSRERGSPTPVLVLTARGATEDRVKGLNLGADDYLPKPFELSELEARIKALLRRSGNLLPTVRIGRLEFDTTTRLASLDGKPLSLTPRELAVLEVLISRLGRPVARELLFEKVFRFDEEARVEAIEIYVHRLRKKIEGSGATVSTLRGLGYLLGEAPVEH; this is translated from the coding sequence ATGCGTCTGCTCCTGGTCGAAGACCATTCCGAACTCGCCGAATGGGTGTCGCGGGCCCTCTCCCAGGCCGGCTACGCGGTCGATGTGCTGGCCCGCGGCGACCACGCCGACCACGCGCTGCTGACCCAGCCCTACGACCTGGTCATCCTCGACCTCTCGCTGCCCGGACTGGACGGCCTGGAGGTGCTGCACCGCCTGCGCAGCCGCGAGCGCGGCAGCCCGACGCCGGTGCTGGTGCTGACCGCCCGCGGTGCCACCGAGGACCGGGTCAAGGGCCTGAACCTCGGCGCCGACGACTACCTGCCCAAGCCCTTCGAGCTGTCCGAGCTGGAAGCCCGCATCAAGGCGCTGCTGCGGCGCAGCGGCAACCTGCTGCCGACGGTGCGCATCGGCCGCCTCGAATTCGACACCACCACCCGCCTCGCCAGCCTCGACGGCAAGCCGCTGTCGCTGACGCCGCGCGAGCTCGCGGTGCTCGAGGTGCTGATCTCCCGCCTCGGCCGGCCGGTGGCGCGCGAGCTGCTGTTCGAGAAGGTCTTCCGCTTCGACGAGGAGGCGCGGGTCGAGGCCATCGAGATCTACGTCCATCGCCTGCGCAAGAAGATCGAGGGCTCCGGGGCGACGGTGAGCACCCTGCGCGGCCTCGGCTACCTGCTCGGCGAAGCCCCCGTTGAGCATTAG
- a CDS encoding ABC transporter substrate-binding protein → MSKIIALALAWVCGLAAAQELPGDAGTPDAVAAHEGRLVIYAATDERLVAPLIRDFQTLYPDLQVDYLDMNSAELYRRFLAETATGGNADVTWSSAMDLQVKLVNDGHAQPHRSAETAALPAWASWKDEAFGTTYEPIAIAYNKRLLRKDEVPATHAELIRLLKEQPERFRGRLTTYDPVRSGLGFMLHTQDQQANPVVFWNLVGAMGTAGLHGRASTSAMLDRIAAGDALLGYNVLGSYALERARNDPALGVVLPQDYTLVMSRVMFIARQARHPHAARLWVDYVLSQRGQAVLANRAGLFSIRDDVAGETTAARLKGQLGGALRPIPIGTGLLTYLDQMKRRDFLRKWDAAVQPR, encoded by the coding sequence GTGAGCAAGATCATCGCGTTGGCGCTGGCCTGGGTGTGCGGACTGGCGGCGGCGCAGGAACTGCCGGGCGACGCGGGAACCCCGGACGCGGTCGCCGCGCACGAGGGCCGGCTGGTGATCTACGCCGCCACCGACGAGCGCCTGGTGGCGCCGCTGATCCGCGACTTCCAGACGCTCTACCCGGACCTGCAGGTGGACTACCTCGACATGAATTCGGCCGAGCTCTACCGGCGCTTCCTGGCCGAGACGGCGACCGGCGGCAACGCCGACGTGACCTGGAGCTCGGCCATGGACCTGCAGGTCAAGCTGGTCAACGACGGCCACGCGCAGCCCCACCGCTCGGCCGAGACCGCCGCGCTGCCGGCCTGGGCGTCGTGGAAGGACGAGGCCTTCGGCACCACCTACGAACCGATCGCCATCGCCTACAACAAGCGCCTGCTGCGCAAGGACGAGGTTCCCGCCACCCATGCCGAGCTCATCCGGCTGCTGAAGGAGCAGCCCGAGCGCTTCCGCGGCCGCCTGACCACCTACGACCCGGTCCGCTCCGGCCTCGGCTTCATGCTGCACACGCAGGACCAGCAGGCCAACCCGGTGGTCTTCTGGAACCTGGTCGGAGCGATGGGGACGGCGGGCCTGCACGGCCGCGCCAGCACCTCGGCGATGCTCGACCGCATCGCCGCCGGCGACGCCCTGCTCGGCTACAACGTCCTCGGCTCCTACGCCCTCGAACGCGCGCGCAACGACCCGGCGCTGGGCGTCGTGCTGCCGCAGGACTACACGCTGGTGATGAGCCGGGTCATGTTCATCGCCCGCCAGGCCAGGCACCCCCACGCCGCCCGGCTGTGGGTCGACTACGTCCTGTCGCAACGGGGGCAGGCGGTGCTGGCCAACCGCGCCGGACTGTTCTCGATCCGCGACGACGTCGCCGGGGAAACCACCGCCGCCCGCCTCAAGGGGCAGCTCGGCGGCGCGCTGCGGCCGATCCCGATCGGCACCGGCCTGCTCACCTACCTGGACCAGATGAAGCGCCGCGATTTCCTGCGCAAGTGGGATGCCGCCGTGCAGCCCCGCTGA